A single Fastidiosipila sp. DNA region contains:
- a CDS encoding superoxide dismutase produces MEHKLPPLPFEKDALEPAISQETIDYHYGKHHQAYVNNLNKLIAGTEFEDMPLEDIIRRSSGGIFNNAAQVFNHTFYWHCLVPGASGRPSGELAEAIDEAFGSFDDFKEKFSATAATTFGSGWAWLVKDDEGKLEIISTSNAGTPLTENKKPLLTCDVWEHAYYIDYRNARPSYIEKFWDLVNWDFVAKNL; encoded by the coding sequence ATGGAACATAAACTGCCACCACTGCCTTTTGAGAAAGATGCCCTGGAGCCGGCCATTTCCCAGGAAACCATTGACTACCATTACGGAAAGCATCACCAGGCCTACGTCAACAACCTGAACAAGCTGATCGCCGGCACCGAGTTCGAAGACATGCCCCTTGAGGACATCATCAGGCGTTCCAGCGGCGGCATCTTCAACAATGCGGCCCAGGTTTTCAACCACACCTTTTACTGGCACTGCCTGGTTCCCGGCGCAAGCGGCAGGCCATCCGGTGAACTGGCTGAGGCCATTGATGAAGCCTTTGGATCTTTTGACGATTTCAAGGAGAAGTTCTCCGCAACTGCTGCCACCACCTTCGGCTCCGGCTGGGCCTGGCTGGTCAAGGACGATGAGGGCAAACTTGAGATCATCAGCACCAGCAATGCCGGCACGCCCCTGACAGAAAACAAGAAACCTCTTCTGACCTGTGATGTCTGGGAACACGCCTACTACATTGATTACAGAAATGCCCGGCCTTCCTACATTGAGAAGTTCTGGGATCTGGTGAACTGGGATTTTGTAGCAAAGAACCTGTAA